AAGACGAGGTACGAGCCCGGTTGGACGATGCCCACATCGAGGCGGGGGTCCCCTTTGAGCTGTGTGTACGCGTCCTGGTTGATCCCGTCGGCGATCTGGTAGTCCCCACTCTGTACCCCGGCGATCCGCGTCGCGACCTGCGACACAGGATAATAGTAGATGTCGTCCGCGAGGGCGTCCTTCCGGCCCGCGAATCCGCTCGCCGGCTCGCTGCGCGCCGCGTACTGGTCGAAGCGAGCGACGTGGACGTGCCGGTCAGGTGCCCACTCCGCAAACTTGTAGGGCCCGGTCCCGATGTACTGCTTCAGCGGGCTCGTGCCGGCGGCGTCCGCGATCTCTTTCGGCATGATGACGGCGGACCCCGGAAGTGCCAGGAACGACAGCAGCGGCGCGAACGATGACTTCATCTTCATGATCACCGTGTCGGATCCGCTCGCCGACAATGAATCGAGGGCTTTGTACACCGGCGTGCCGCGCGGGTTCAGTTTCCCCCAGCGGTTGAGCGAGGCGACGACGTCCGCGGCGGTCAACTGGCCGCCGTTGTGGAACGGAACGCCCTTCCGGAGGGTGAACGTGTACGTCAGGCCATCCTTGCTGACCGTGGACGACGACACGAGAGATGGCTGAACCCGCCAGTTGGCATCGAACGCGAACAGCGTTTCGTAGATCGGGAGCGTGATCGCGACGGTCAGGTCGGCCGTCGTGGCCATCGCGTCCAGCGTGAGGGGCTCGCCGATCTCGGCAA
Above is a genomic segment from bacterium containing:
- a CDS encoding ABC transporter substrate-binding protein, with the protein product AEIGEPLTLDAMATTADLTVAITLPIYETLFAFDANWRVQPSLVSSSTVSKDGLTYTFTLRKGVPFHNGGQLTAADVVASLNRWGKLNPRGTPVYKALDSLSASGSDTVIMKMKSSFAPLLSFLALPGSAVIMPKEIADAAGTSPLKQYIGTGPYKFAEWAPDRHVHVARFDQYAARSEPASGFAGRKDALADDIYYYPVSQVATRIAGVQSGDYQIADGINQDAYTQLKGDPRLDVGIVQPGSYLVFVFNTKQGLMTNVKLRQAVLVALDMQPIMRATFGNPDLYALDPSLYPKGTPWYTTAGAEWYNVHNVDRAKQLAKEAGYSGQPIRWLSTQQYDYMFKSTVIASSQLQHAGFKVDLQVLEWAGVLDHRAKPADWDMFVTSGGFLPDPSLQNIYSGAWPGWWDVPDKNRLFAEFNAEPDQAKRAQLWVKLHELWYTEAPVVRPGAFYTLVLSRKGLLGFRPSPWIIPWNVEAVK